One region of Cheilinus undulatus linkage group 4, ASM1832078v1, whole genome shotgun sequence genomic DNA includes:
- the tet2 gene encoding methylcytosine dioxygenase TET2 — protein sequence METEKARHETEESLMLAQFGSSHISHKLQNGGQSSEGDSGDTDWNHYKPGAGTNSMKRQRETCNSPASVHGLFDQGSYIVNGDLINGELKNALTEQSLLVHQSKKLKENSEITGNDDLGSSLLDNFSEMTKMEFECNTPHIEIKLDKRNYNFPNGDIFSLPRNKQVPIQNGAVSSPSTIESTPGDLLEKTLSQYYPEQVSIAPQTSRPQLDAVNGSTTNKPPHEGAQPPSLTSRLPNSDQDPDSQQDVGTSNVEGGDNYNSVNYLANGYSDNFEADHQHPQQHQQQPPSYPGKELPLGHLPGMIPTRANGSQHQNGQQCYQDEKNPQGLYEKEEPGSSQHQHHGTGRGLQYGKKPNTLSQNGGTPHGADSMGSIGPSHQQLHHAGSEKGMENTSQQRANLLSTPHQNNWMEMNSSNSQQTPASGPSTQAQEQGMWRGFPQSQSEKQTANPQVHCQVLEQNQLQRFQTQGVYTESSQGSNSYQQQQQDHLPVQTHCVTPQHNTAPEWQQSNSKVPQMQQPGSQEMPEQRNFPQNPQIDSRFHTQMQSEHLCEDPDLREILSPGFFATQQQQQQQHCNLQRPLSQPPQYEGQQLKSPNYRPHSQPQPGQHQLKQNPPLGNNSTQSNNQQMQHNDHAMFTYNNTTEMQQLQQQRHYPPNSGTSNLKPFQPQRPSNHCQQPNHMDISQTSTQPQSHLPQSILNQQVSTQMYPKTEQQLKGSCSQFQRGTRLPLGPPSPHGDFQRHAALRMHLLQRQERHGPPHPPHALIDTKHGLRAIKMENGPRFEVPVSQQHDQQLRTQDAGIGGMQIKQENQESLCEQSKRPGNILASMEQSLRQYQLSPVFERKSLVINSSNKVKVESSGPVTILSTNTDLNGAELSTAPLANVALKKPPDSTPKKEHLLQSFMDSPMKLLDTPIKNLLDTPLKTQYEIASCHCVEQISEKDEGPYYTHLGSAPNVASIREKMEKRSGLTGRAIRIEKVVYTGKEGKSTQGCPIAKWVIRRASVEEKLLVLVRERSGHTCDTACIIVVILVWEGILPSLADRLYLELSETLRKHGALTQRRCALNEERTCACQGLDTEACGASFSFGCSWSMYYNGCKFARSKMPRKFKLLGDDMREEEKIESNFQNLATLLAPLYKTLAPEAYGNQVEHEHRAPDCRLGLKEGRPFSGVTACLDFCAHAHRDLHNMQGGSTVVCTLTKEDNREIGKIPEDEQLHVLPLYKASNTDEFGSEEGQQEKIKSGAIQVLSAFRRQVRMLAEPAKSCRQKKLDAKKAAANKNAMLDNTDDKAEKAHLAKSKAGTYDNTTQSTTMTGIIPGAVGATLQPGQRTHPFGDHHQQQQHQSILPPYPGSKNTPRYPTFPNQPGSFPSTSKPGSMYPPQPPTPASPYPSPLHVPNSYMNGSNRPYPGYQSNGGMPLDNYHPYYASNPKHLDMYQQQRPALYTEQQYGVHKRYEVNYPPRYGEPALQANGYNACSMRPVHPMRPFPPFGPSGAPDPQFMDPLSRAPSAHGGLEYTAAMNKGNQFGGYPNPYLSQSSQILTPGQDPFHMHIKTEMGAPRPQMLSAQLSGGCLNPDTQLGLGIPNGIKPEPGTPQTPTTPQKPEMWSDNEHNFLDPEIGGVAVAPTHGSVLIECAKRELHATTPLKYPNRNHPTRISLVFYQHKNMNEAKHGLALWEAKMAEKAREKEEDAERNGGEGTPSKSNKKGVKREHQESSETTGTPPYKRFIQALMEGSLSCTTNTYVSSSPYAFTKVTGPYSQFV from the exons AAGAAACTCAAAGAAAATTCAGAGATTACAGGAAATGATGACTTAGGCTCCAGTTTGTTGGATAACTTTTCTGAGATGACAAAGATGGAATTTGAATGCAATACCCCACATATAGAGATTAAGTTAGACAAGAGAAATTACAATTTTCCTAATGGAGATATCTTTAGTTTACCAAGAAATAAACAAGTTCCAATTCAAAATGGTGCTGTTTCATCCCCCTCAACCATAGAAAGCACTCCAGGTGATCTTTTAGAGAAAACTTTATCCCAATATTATCCTGAGCAAGTATCAATTGCACCCCAAACGTCAAGGCCTCAGCTAGATGCTGTTAATGGTTCAACGACTAACAAACCACCTCATGAAGGTGCTCAACCCCCATCTTTAACCTCAAGGCTTCCCAATTCAGATCAGGACCCTGACTCACAGCAAGATGTGGGAACAAGCAATGTTGAAGGGGGCGACAATTATAACTCTGTAAACTATTTGGCGAATGGCTACTCTGACAATTTTGAAGCAGACCACCAGCACCCCCAacagcatcagcagcagccaCCATCTTACCCTGGTAAGGAGCTCCCTTTGGGTCATCTACCTGGCATGATCCCAACTAGAGCCAATGGCTCACAACATCAAAATGGCCAACAGTGCTATCAAGATGAGAAAAATCCCCAAGGTTTATATGAAAAGGAGGAACCAGGGAGTAGTCAGCATCAGCATCATGGCACTGGCAGGGGCCTTCAATATGGGAAAAAACCCAACACCTTAAGCCAAAATGGTGGAACCCCACATGGAGCTGACAGCATGGGGTCAATTGGGCCCAGTCACCAGCAGCTACATCACGCTGGATCAGAAAAGGGAATGGAGAACACATCTCAGCAGAGAGCCAACTTGTTATCTACTCCCCACCAGAACAACTGGATGGAGATGAACTCTTCAAATTCCCAGCAGACACCAGCAAGTGGCCCATCAACACAGGCACAGGAGCAGGGCATGTGGCGGGGCTTCCCTCAGTCTCAGTCAGAGAAGCAGACCGCTAACCCCCAGGTTCACTGCCAGGTGTTAGAGCAAAATCAGTTGCAAAGATTCCAGACACAGGGAGTTTACACAGAGAGCAGCCAGGGGTCCAACAGCTaccagcagcaacagcaggaCCATCTCCCTGTCCAGACCCACTGTGTTACACCCCAGCACAACACTGCCCCTGAGTGGCAGCAATCAAACTCAAAAGTACCTCAAATGCAGCAGCCTGGATCCCAGGAGATGCCAGAGCAGagaaatttcccccaaaatccGCAAATAGACAGCCGCTTCCACACCCAAATGCAGTCAGAGCACTTATGTGAAGATCCTGACCTGCGGGAAATACTGTCACCCGGGTTTTTTGCAAcgcagcaacagcagcaacaacagcactGTAATCTCCAGCGCCCCCTGTCCCAACCACCCCAATATGAAGGGCAGCAACTCAAGTCTCCCAATTATAGACCTCATAGTCAACCCCAGCCAGGTCAGCACCAGCTGAAACAGAACCCTCCTCTTGGAAATAATTCTACTCAGTCCAATAACCAACAAATGCAGCACAATGACCATGCAATGTTCACTTACAATAACACAACAGAGATGcaacaactacaacaacaaagGCATTATCCACCTAACTCAGGCACCAGTAACCTCAAGCCATTTCAACCACAGCGACCAAGCAACCACTGTCAACAGCCCAACCACATGGACATCTCACAGACTTCTACACAGCCACAGTCTCACTTACCACAAAGCATTTTGAACCAACAGGTATCAACACAGATGTATCCTAAAACTGAACAGCAGCTGAAGGGATCGTGCTCTCAGTTCCAAAGAGGAACTCGACTACCTCTGGGACCCCCAAGTCCTCATGGAGACTTTCAGCGACATGCAGCCCTGCGCATGCATTTGTTACAAAGACAAGAGCGCCACGGCCCTCCACATCCCCCTCATGCCCTCATTGACACTAAACATGGCTTAAGAGCCATAAAAATGGAGAATGGACCCAGATTTGAGGTGCCTGTTTCACAGCAGCATGATCAGCAATTAAGGACGCAAGATGCAGGCATAGGTGGGATGCAAATTAAGCAAGAGAATCAAGAATCTTTGTGCGAGCAAAGCAAGAGACCGGGAAACATCTTGGCATCTATGGAACAAAGCCTCAGGCAGTACCAGCTTTCACCTGTGTTTGAGAGGAAATCTCTCGTCATAAATTCATCAAATAAGGTCAAGGTGGAATCCTCTGGGCCTGTAACAATCCTGTCAACCAACACTGACCTGAATGGGGCAGAATTGTCTACAGCTCCTTTGGCCAATGTAGCACTAAAGAAACCCCCTGATTCGACCCCAAAGAAGGAACACCTGCTACAAAGCTTTATGGACTCTCCTATGAAGCTATTAGACACGCCTATAAAGAATCTATTGGATACCCCTTTGAAAACACAATACGAGATTGCATCATGCCACTGTGTTG AACAAATAAGTGAGAAGGATGAAGGCCCGTACTACACTCACTTGGGGTCAGCTCCGAACGTTGCCAGTATACGggaaaagatggagaaaag GTCTGGTCTAACAGGTCGTGCCATCAGAATTGAAAAAGTAGTATACACTGGCAAGGAAGGGAAAAGTACACAAGGGTGTCCCATAGCCAAATGG GTAATTCGACGAGCCAGCGTGGAGGAAAAGCTGCTGGTGTTGGTGCGTGAACGTTCTGGTCACACTTGTGACACAGCCTGCATCATTGTGGTAATTCTTGTGTGGGAGGGCATCCTTCCCAGCCTGGCCGACCGCCTCTACCTCGAACTCAGTGAAACTCTGAGAAAGCATGGAGCCCTCACCCAGAGACGATGTGCTCTCAATGAGGA GAGGACATGTGCATGTCAAGGGTTAGACACAGAGGCTTGTGGAGCCTCTTTCTCCTTTGGCTGCTCCTGGAGCATGTATTACAATGGCTGCAAATTTGCCCGCAGTAAAATGCCAAGAAAATTTAAGCTGCTGGGAGATGATATGAGAGAG GAGGAGAAAATTGAGAGCAATTTCCAGAATCTGGCAACCTTATTGGCTCCCTTGTATAAAACTTTGGCACCAGAAGCATATGGAAACCAG GTGGAACATGAACACAGGGCACCAGACTGTCGTCTAGGGCTCAAGGAGGGTCGacccttctctggagtgactgCCTGTCTGGACTTCTGTGCTCATGCTCATAGAGATCTTCACAACATGCAGGGCGGCAGCACTGTG GTTTGTACATTAACAAAGGAGGATAACAGAGAGATTGGGAAGATACCAGAGGATGAGCAGCTTCATGTACTGCCCCTCTATAAAGCTTCCAACACTGATGAATTTGGAAGTGAGGAGGGTCAGCAGGAGAAAATCAAATCAGGCGCCATCCAAGTCCTCAGTGCCTTCCGCCGCCAGGTGCGCATGCTTGCAGAACCTGCCAAATCTTGCCGACAGAAAAAGCTGGATGCTAAGAAGGCAGCTGCCAACAAGAATGCCATGTTGGacaacactgatgataaagcAGAGAAGGCCCATCTGGCCAAGTCCAAAGCTGGCACTTACGATAATACCACTCAGAGCACTACTATGACAG GTATTATTCCAGGTGCTGTAGGAGCCACTCTACAGCCAGGTCAACGAACACACCCCTTTGGGGACCATCATCAGCAACAGCAGCACCAGAGTATTCTTCCTCCCTATCCTGGCTCGAAAAATACACCCAGGTACCCCACCTTCCCCAACCAACCTGGATCTTTTCCAAGCACTTCCAAGCCAGGAAGCATGTACCCCCCTCAGCCACCAACACCAGCCAGCCCTTACCCCTCCCCGCTCCATGTACCAAACTCCTACATGAATGGATCAAATCGCCCATACCCAGGATATCAGTCTAATGGAGGAATGCCCCTTGACAATTACCATCCATATTATGCTTCAAACCCAAAGCACCTCGACATGTATCAACAACAGCGGCCAGCCCTTTACACAGAGCAGCAGTACGGTGTACATAAACGTTACGAGGTCAATTATCCACCAAGGTACGGTGAGCCAGCTTTACAGGCCAATGGCTACAATGCCTGCAGCATGAGGCCAGTACACCCCATGAGACCTTTTCCTCCCTTTGGTCCCAGTGGAGCCCCTGATCCTCAGTTCATGGATCCCCTCTCAAGAGCACCCTCAGCCCATGGAGGTCTGGAGTACACAGCTGCTATGAACAAAGGTAACCAGTTTGGAGGATACCCAAATCCATACCTTTCTCAGAGCTCTCAAATCTTAACCCCAGGCCAAGATCCTTTCCATATGCATATCAAAACAGAGATGGGTGCACCACGCCCACAAATGCTTTCTGCGCAATTAAGTGGCGGGTGTTTAAACCCTGACACACAGTTGGGGTTAGGCATACCTAATGGTATCAAGCCAGAGCCTGGAACACCTCAGACACCCACAACCCCACAAAAGCCTGAGATGTGGTCAGACAATGAGCACAACTTCTTAGACCCTGAGATTGGTGGTGTGGCGGTGGCACCGACACATGGCTCAGTCCTTATCGAGTGTGCAAAACGGGAGCTCCATGCCACAACACCCCTTAAATATCCCAATCGCAACCATCCAACACGAATTTCCCTAGTCTTTTACCAGcacaaaaatatgaatgaagCCAAGCATGGTTTGGCGCTGTGGGAAGccaaaatggctgaaaaggctCGGGAGAAGGAAGAGGATGCAGAGAGGAACGGGGGTGAGGGGACACCTAGCAAGAGCAACAAGAAAGGGGTGAAGCGAGAGCACCAGGAATCATCAGAAACCACAGGAACACCTCCGTACAAGCGTTTTATTCAGGCACTTATGGAGGGCTCCTTGTCATGCACAACAAACACTTATGTCAGTTCATCTCCATACGCCTTCACAAAGGTCACAGGGCCTTACAGCCAGTTTGTGTAG
- the ppa2 gene encoding inorganic pyrophosphatase 2, mitochondrial isoform X2, producing MRPMLLRSSFGCLTTVFGSFSAPRNKIVTQATVAPHLFYLRKTMHYQTEERGQPNSPDYRIYFKTKEGKYISPFHDIPLLAERPGDQDNGVPAKRPKQNESEVLFNMVVEVPRWSNAKMEIATKEPMNPIKQDVKKGKLRYVANIFPHKGYIWNYGALPQTWEDPNHTDEDTKCCGDNDPIDVCEIGSLVCSPGQVIQVKVLGVLAMIDEGEMDWKVIAINSEDPDAKSLNNIDDVRRSRPGHLEATVDWFRKYKVPDGKPENQFGFNGQFKDKDFAVKIIKSTHEHWRALVQKQTNSGGIDCKNTSCCESPFNFSSEEASGLVKLAPAFGRALPVPPEVDKWHFV from the exons ATGAGACCGATGCTGCTGCGCTCGTCGTTCGGCTGCCTGACGACAGTTTTCGGCTCATTTTCTGCGCCTAGAAATAAAATCGTCACACAAGCAACAGTCGCACCTCATCTGTTTTATCTCAGAAAAACGATGCATTATCAAACCGAGGAGAGAGGACAGCCAAATTCTCCCGACTACCGGATTTATTTTA AAACAAAGGAAGGAAAATACATTTCACCATTCCATGACATTCCACTTTTAGCAGAGAGACCAGGTGACCAG GACAATGGCGTGCCAGCTAAAAGACCCAAGCAGAATGAGAGCGAG GTACTTTTTAACATGGTAGTGGAGGTACCTCGCTGGTCAAATGCTAAAATGGAG ATTGCAACAAAGGAACCAATGAACCCAATCAAACAAGATGTGAAGAAAGGAAAGCTTCGGTATGTTGCAAACATATTTCCCCATAAAGGCTACATTTGGAACTATGGAGCACTCCCACAG ACATGGGAGGACCCAAACCACACAGATGAAGACACAAAGTGCTGCGGTGATAATGATCCAATTGATGTTTGTGAGATTGGCTCTCTG GTGTGTTCTCCAGGTCAGGTGATTCAAGTGAAAGTGCTTGGTGTTTTGGCTATGATTGATGAAGGAGAAATGGACTGGAAGGTCATTGCTATCAACTCTGAGGACCCAGATGCCAAAAGCCTTAATA ACATAGATGATGTTCGCAGGAGCCGGCCTGGCCATTTAGAGGCTACTGTGGACTGGTTTAGGAAATACAAAGTGCCTGATGGAAAGCCtgagaaccagtttggattcaATGGGCAATTCAAAGACAAG GACTTTGCAGTTAAAATTATTAAATCCACACATGAGCACTGGAGGGCACTAGTGCAGAAGCAGACAAACAGTGGAGGGATTGACTG CAAAAATACCTCCTGCTGCGAGAGCCCTTTTAATTTCAGTTCAGAAGAGGCCAGTGGTTTGGTCAAGTTG GCCCCTGCATTTGGCAGAGCACTTCCTGTGCCTCCAGAGG TGGACAAGTGGCATTTTGTCTGA
- the ppa2 gene encoding inorganic pyrophosphatase 2, mitochondrial isoform X1, translating to MRPMLLRSSFGCLTTVFGSFSAPRNKIVTQATVAPHLFYLRKTMHYQTEERGQPNSPDYRIYFKTKEGKYISPFHDIPLLAERPGDQVSSSTDNGVPAKRPKQNESEVLFNMVVEVPRWSNAKMEIATKEPMNPIKQDVKKGKLRYVANIFPHKGYIWNYGALPQTWEDPNHTDEDTKCCGDNDPIDVCEIGSLVCSPGQVIQVKVLGVLAMIDEGEMDWKVIAINSEDPDAKSLNNIDDVRRSRPGHLEATVDWFRKYKVPDGKPENQFGFNGQFKDKDFAVKIIKSTHEHWRALVQKQTNSGGIDCKNTSCCESPFNFSSEEASGLVKLAPAFGRALPVPPEVDKWHFV from the exons ATGAGACCGATGCTGCTGCGCTCGTCGTTCGGCTGCCTGACGACAGTTTTCGGCTCATTTTCTGCGCCTAGAAATAAAATCGTCACACAAGCAACAGTCGCACCTCATCTGTTTTATCTCAGAAAAACGATGCATTATCAAACCGAGGAGAGAGGACAGCCAAATTCTCCCGACTACCGGATTTATTTTA AAACAAAGGAAGGAAAATACATTTCACCATTCCATGACATTCCACTTTTAGCAGAGAGACCAGGTGACCAGGTGAGTTCTTCTACG GACAATGGCGTGCCAGCTAAAAGACCCAAGCAGAATGAGAGCGAG GTACTTTTTAACATGGTAGTGGAGGTACCTCGCTGGTCAAATGCTAAAATGGAG ATTGCAACAAAGGAACCAATGAACCCAATCAAACAAGATGTGAAGAAAGGAAAGCTTCGGTATGTTGCAAACATATTTCCCCATAAAGGCTACATTTGGAACTATGGAGCACTCCCACAG ACATGGGAGGACCCAAACCACACAGATGAAGACACAAAGTGCTGCGGTGATAATGATCCAATTGATGTTTGTGAGATTGGCTCTCTG GTGTGTTCTCCAGGTCAGGTGATTCAAGTGAAAGTGCTTGGTGTTTTGGCTATGATTGATGAAGGAGAAATGGACTGGAAGGTCATTGCTATCAACTCTGAGGACCCAGATGCCAAAAGCCTTAATA ACATAGATGATGTTCGCAGGAGCCGGCCTGGCCATTTAGAGGCTACTGTGGACTGGTTTAGGAAATACAAAGTGCCTGATGGAAAGCCtgagaaccagtttggattcaATGGGCAATTCAAAGACAAG GACTTTGCAGTTAAAATTATTAAATCCACACATGAGCACTGGAGGGCACTAGTGCAGAAGCAGACAAACAGTGGAGGGATTGACTG CAAAAATACCTCCTGCTGCGAGAGCCCTTTTAATTTCAGTTCAGAAGAGGCCAGTGGTTTGGTCAAGTTG GCCCCTGCATTTGGCAGAGCACTTCCTGTGCCTCCAGAGG TGGACAAGTGGCATTTTGTCTGA